The proteins below are encoded in one region of Castor canadensis chromosome 6, mCasCan1.hap1v2, whole genome shotgun sequence:
- the Gper1 gene encoding G-protein coupled estrogen receptor 1, with protein MDGTSLARTFAVGGEAPAGTTLPAANNSTSLALNLSGPMLGAVLANQTGVLSEQQQYAIALFLSCLYAIFLFPIGFVGNILILVVNVRFRDKMTIPDLYFFNLAAADLVLVADSLVEVLNLHEQYYDKAALCTFMSLFLQINMYSSVFFLTWMSFDRYMVLAKAMRCSLLRTKQHARLSCGLIWMASASATLVPFTAVHLQHSGDECFCFADVTEVQWLEVTLGFLVPFAVIGLCYSLIARALARAHGHRSLRPRRHKALRMILAVVLVFFVCWLPENVLISVHLLQRTQPDTTPCQQSFRHAYPLTGHIVNLAAFSNSCLNPLIYSFLGETFRDKLRLYMAQKTTLPALNRLCHAALKAVIPDSAEQSDARLSSAV; from the coding sequence ATGGATGGGACCTCGCTGGCCCGCACATTCGCCGTTGGCGGGGAGGCTCCTGCAGGCACCACGCTGCCCGCAGCCAACAACAGCACCTCCCTGGCGCTCAACCTGTCGGGCCCGATGCTGGGCGCGGTCCTGGCGAACCAGACGGGGGTGCTGTCGGAGCAGCAGCAGTACGCCATCGCGCTCTTCCTGTCCTGCCTGTACGCCATCTTCCTCTTCCCCATCGGCTTTGTGGGTAACATTCTGATCCTGGTGGTGAACGTGCGCTTCCGGGACAAGATGACCATCCCTGACCTGTACTTCTTCAACCTGGCCGCGGCCGACCTCGTCCTGGTGGCCGACTCGCTCGTCGAGGTGCTCAACCTGCACGAGCAGTACTACGACAAGGCCGCGCTCTGCACCTTCATGTCCCTCTTCCTGCAGATCAACATGTACAGCAGCGTCTTCTTCCTCACCTGGATGAGCTTCGACAGGTACATGGTGCTGGCCAAGGCCATGCGTTGCAGCCTGCTCCGCACCAAGCAGCACGCCAGGCTCAGCTGCGGCCTCATCTGGATGGCGTCGGCCTCGGCCACCCTGGTGCCCTTCACAGCCGTGCACCTGCAGCACAGTGGGGACGAGTGCTTCTGCTTCGCCGACGTCACAGAGGTGCAGTGGCTGGAGGTCACCCTGGGCTTCCTGGTGCCCTTCGCTGTCATCGGGCTGTGCTACTCACTCATCGCGCGGGCGCTGGCCCGGGCGCATGGGCACCGCAGCCTGCGCCCGCGGCGGCACAAGGCTCTGCGTATGATCCTGGCCGTGGTCCTGGTCTTCTTCGTGTGCTGGCTGCCAGAGAACGTGCTCATCAGCGTCCACCTCCTGCAGCGCACGCAGCCTGACACCACACCCTGCCAGCAGTCCTTCCGCCATGCCTACCCCCTGACCGGCCACATCGTCAACCTCGCTGCCTTCTCCAACAGCTGCCTGAACCCCCTCATCTACAGCTTCCTGGGAGAGACGTTCAGGGACAAGCTACGGCTATACATGGCACAGAAGACGACGCTGCCGGCGCTCAACCGCCTCTGCCACGCTGCCCTGAAGGCCGTCATCCCTGACAGCGCCGAGCAGTCGGACGCCAGGCTCAGCAGCGCAGTGTGA